The nucleotide window GAGTACTTCGGGATGACCGTCGGACAGACCTTCAAGACCTGGTCGATGATGGAGACGGTCCTCTCGGTGTCCGGACTGATCGTGGTGCTCGCCCTCGGCCTGGTCATCTGAGCGTGCGCGGCAGCGCCTGAAATCCGACCCTGACAACCGCCCTCAGGACCCAGGCCGTCGACATATCGTCGTCGAGCAGGTTGTGGAGGGTGGATTTCAGGGGCGGATTTCTGCGCGGGCTCGGACCGACCGGCACCCCGCTGACCGACTCAGCGGTATCCCGCGGCCGTCGACGGCGCGGACGAACTCGTGGTCTCCGGGTCGGCTTGTCCCACATCGGGATCGCGGTCCGGTGGGGCTGAGGTCGAGGGCGTGGAGGGAGCCGAGGACGTTGCGGCCGACGGGCTCGACGGGGGTGTCGGGTCGTCGATCGGTGGGCCGGAGATGTCGGCCGTTGACGGCTCAGTGGCCGGCGGCGACCCCCCGGCGACGCCAGTCACCTGACTCAAGTTACTGTGCGGTAGGTTACAGTTCCATGAACGGGAGGTCGGGGAGAATCGTGACTCATCGCAGCACTTCGAGACGGATCGTCGGTATCGCCGGGGCGCTGGTGGCGGCCTGCGCGGCCTCATTGATCCCGGCAGCGGTCGGTGCCGCGGCGGCGGGGAACTTCTACACCCCGCCGGCCCGGTTCGCGGCCGAGCCGGGTTCGGTCATCCGCAGCCAGCCGAGTCCGCTGCTGCTCCAGATCCCCGGAATGACCGGCCAATGGCCGGGGACGGCCCGCACGGTGATGTACACCTCGCGTCTCCAGGACGGGACACCCACCCCGGTCACCGGCACCGTCGTCGAGCCGACGGCGCCGTGGCGCGGCAAGGGTCCGCGACCGACGCTGGTCGTCGGGTCGGGGACGATCGGTCAGGGCGACCAGTGCGCTCCGTCGAAGCTGATGGGTCTGCCGCTGGGGGTCGACCTCACGAAGCCGAGCATCGGGGTGAACTACACCGCGCCGGAGATGTACTACATGCTCGTCCACGGTGTCCGTGTCTTCATCACCGACTATGTCGGCATGGGTACGCCCGGCGTGCACACCTACGTCAATCGGGCCGAATCCGGACAGGCGATGCTCGACGGTGCGCGGGCCGCGCTCGACATCTCGGGTGCGCCCGCCGATGCGCCGGTCGGCTTCGCTGGGTACTCGCAGGGTGGGGGAGCCGCGGCGTCGGCCGCAGAACTCGCCGAGACGTATGCGCCCGAACTGAACGTCCGGGCCACCTACGCCGGCGCGCCCCCCGCCGACCTCGAGAAGGTCATCCCGGCCATCGACGGCACCACGATCGCCGGGGCGATCGGTTTCGCCATCAACGGATTGACCGAGCGATACCCGGACGTCGCCGACGTGGTGCGACGCGAGACCAACCCGACCGGCAAGGCCGCTCTGAAGCAGATCTCGACCAGCTGCATCGGCGACATCATCCCGGCGTTCGGTTTCCGCCGCGTCGAGACGTGGACCCGTACCGGGGAGACGCTGTCGGCCCTCATCGCACGGTCCCCGGGTCTGCAGGATGTGGTCCGGGACCAGCGGATCGGGCGCCTCAAGCCGAATGCGCCCGTCTTCGTCGAAGGCGGACTGCACGACGACGTGATCCCGTACGGCCAGGTCGCGCAACTCGCCGCGGACTGGCGGGCACAGGGTGCCGACGTCACCTTCGTCACCGATCCCACCCCGCCCATCCTGACGAAGTCGATCGTCAACCATGTCGTGCCCATGCTCGGCACGTTCGTTCCCGGCATGGAATTCGTCCTGACCGAGTTCCGGAAATAGGCCGGACGGTGCCGCACGGTCGTCGACGCTGGAGGCCCGCCGGGGCGAGTGGCAGGATCGGGGCATGACGGATCCGCAGGACCCGACCGGTGGTGCGTCCGGCGACCCAGCCGGCCGTGACCCAGCCGGGCCTGACCCCGACCGTGTCCCGACCCAGGCCGAGCTGGACGCCGAGGACCTGGCCGCCCTCGAACGATCCTCGCGCGATCGGGACCTGGCTGCGCTCTACCCGGCACGGCCGGGTGATCCGGGACCGCCGCCGGACGCGCTCGCGGTGCATGCGCGTCTCGCGTGGTGGGGCGCTGCCGTGATCGGGCTCGTGCTGACGATCTACGGCTTCTTCAACCTGGGGACCATCACCGACGATCTGCGTGGCCGGCTGCTCGAGGGTGTGGTCGCAGATCCGGCGAACTCCGCTCCGGAGAGCGAGGTCGACACACTCGCCGGATTCTTCCCGCCGTTCATGCTGGCGATGATCGTCGTCGTGCTGGCCATCGAGTACGCATGTCTGGTGGCCGCCGCGACCCAGCACAGCCGCCATCTCCGCAACTTCTTCCTGGCAGCCGTCGTCGTGCATCTGCTGTGCATCCCCGTAGGCGTCGACCTTCTGTTCCGGTACCCGGACGTGTCGTCGAGCATGGTCGTCCTCAGCTACGTCCAGTTCGGCCTCCTGGTCGTCGCTGCCCTCTGCACCCTCCGGCGCCCGGTCAACCAGTGGTTGCCGGAGTCGACCCGGATGAAACCCACACGGGTGATGCGCGGACGCTAGTGGTGTGCCGACGTCGCACGCCGGTGTCGTGATCATCACCCCGCGGGCGACGGTGTCGCCGGAATGTTCCGCGGACGGGGTGGGTTGGAACAGGCGATCAGGGGCTACACCGGTTCGGCGGTCACCGTTCACGTGTGATCGCACCGCAGCCCTTGCCGCACAACGGCAGTCGGATCACGACTGCACACAGCTATGACAAGAAGGGAGTTCTTGATCATGACCACCACCACCCCGATCACGAGCACACTCACCGACGAGCAGCAGTCCGTCGCCGGAAAGGCGCTGCAGGACACTCTCGTCGACCTCATCGACCTGTCGCTCATCGCGAAGCAGGCGCACTGGAACGTGGTCGGCAAGCAGTTCCGCTCCGTGCATCTCGACCTCGATGAACTGGTCACCGTGTCCAGGGAGTTCACCGACGCGGCCGCCGAACGGGCCACCGCGATCGGCGTGAGCCCCGACGGTCGCGCCGAGACCGTCGCGAAGACCGCCCACACCAAGGGATTCGGTGAGGGATGGACCAAGGACAGCGACGTCGTCGAGGCGATCGTCGCCAATCTGAAGGCAGTGGTCGCGGGTCTCCGCGAACGAATCGGGGTCACCGAGCAGGCCGATCCGGTCACCCAGGATCTGCTGATCTCGTTCGCCTCGAAACTCGAACAGCTGCACTGGATGTGGCAGGCGCAGATCGCCTAGCGAGAACGCCTGACCCTCTCACAGCAACGAACCCCCGCCGAGCTCCGGCCCGGCGGGGGTTCGTTGTGTCTCGGATGGCTCGGTCAGTCGACGGACCGCGCGGAGACCCCGGCGTCGGGGTCCGGCACCTCCGACGCCGGACCGTCCGGGTCCGGTTCGGTGTCCTCGGTGGCGTAGGAGTCGCTGAAGGACACCCTCGGGGTGGTCGCCGAGTGGTACAGCGCGATTCCCGTGTACACCAGGGTCGCCACGGCGAACATCCCGGTGGCCACGATGGCCGCGACATGCACGACGGTCGCGAAGGCGCCGTCGAGTGGACCAACCGCCAACGCCCCGGCTCCGGCGAGCACCGCGCCGAGCAGCGCCCACGCGGCACTGCGAATCCACGGTGCGACCACCGAGGCGTAGAAGAGCCGTTGGTAGATGGTCAGTGAGAACTCGTCGACCGCGGCCAGCCGTACCTCGTCGTCGCCCGCGAGGTCGCGCAGTTCCCGGGCCAGCTGGGTCTGGCGTTGCAGGGTCGTCGATTCCCGTTCCCGGTATCGCACGAACCCGACGACGCCGAACGCCGTAGCCAAGAGTCCCAACCCGACCATCACACCCCGGTAGTCCACGGCGTTCACGCTACAACTAGAACCTGTTGCAGTCGTGAAGCGGGTCACAGGGTGCCCTCGTCGTGGCCGGTCACGGCCTTGCCCCCGCCGACGGTCGGGCCCGGGGTGCGGGCGCTGCTAGGTTGGGCGACCGTCTGTGCCGGAACGGAGCCGACCGGGAAGAGCCCGGCGCCGTCGGCGCGAGAGGTTCGATGACGAACGGGAGGGATGTGCGGGTGAGGGCTCGGATGATCTGGACGTCGATCCTGTGCGCGGTCGTGGGCCTCGTCGTGAGTGCCTCGGCAACGGGTGTCGGTGCCCATGGGATCGGGCCCTCGGGGAGCGGCGCGTACACGAGCCCGGCTCCGGGTGTCGACGTGCTGTCCGGTCATGCACCGGAGGCGGTCCTGCTCAGTCGCGAGCTGTATGCCCGCTCAGACGAAGCGATCCTGCTGGGTCGCGATGCCCTCGACGATGCCGTCATCCGGACCGCTGCGGCGCGCGTCGCGCAGGACAGGCACGTGCCGGTGCTGGCCGTGACGTCGCAGACGGCGTCGAGCGTCGGTGACGAGCTCCGACGGCTCGGGGTGAACACCCAGGTCCGTCTCGGCCGGGTCGAGGGCGTGTCGGACTCGCGCTCCGCCGCGGATCTCGACGACCTACGCGGAAACGCACCGAGGTCGGGGGCCGCCCCGCTGGTGATGCTGACCCGCGACGCCCCAGCCGACGCGATCATGACGGCACGGTCGGCGGCCCGGGTCGTCGAGGTGCCCGTACCGGATCCGCGGGCGACCGCCGAATCGGTGGCCACGATCGAGGCGGCGGCGACCGAACGGACCGCCGTGCGGGCGGTCGGACCCGGGTTCGGCTCGGCCGACGAGTTCGCCCGGCGCGTCGAACAAGCCCGCGGCACACCGCAACTGCCCGGCGGCGGGCAGATCGTCTTCCCGGGCAGGCGGATGGTCGCGCTGTACGGATCGCCGGGCGCGCCCGCGCTCGGTCCGCTCGGACGACAGGGCATCGCGGCGTCGATCGACCGGGTGCGCCGCCTCGCCGCCGACTACCAGCGGGTGAGTGCCGAACCGGTGATCCCGGCATTCGAGATCATCGCCTCCGTCGCATCGGCCGAGCCGGGCCCGGGGTCGACGTACACGAACATGATCGATCCGGAGACCCTCCGGCCGTGGGTCGAGGCCGCCGGCCGCGCCGGGGTCTACGTCACCCTCGATCTGCAGCCCGGGCGGATGGATTTCCTGACGCAGGCGCGTCGCTACGCCGACCTGCTGGCGCAACCCCACGTCGGGCTGGCGCTGGACCCCGAGTGGCGACTCGAACCCGATCAGGTCCACCTCACGCAGATCGGTTCGGTCGGCGCCGAGGAGGTCAACCGGACCTCGGAATGGCTCGCCGGACTCGTCCGAAGCCGGCACCTGCCGCAGAAATTGTTCGTCCTGCACCAGTTCGACGCCGGGATGCTCGACAACCGGCCGGCGATCGTCACCGGTCGCGAGGAACTGCAGGTGGTCCTGCACGCCGACGGACACGGCACACCGGACGTGAAGATGGAAACGTGGCGCAGATTGGTCACCGATCTCCCGGCGGGGATGTGGATGGGCTGGAAGAATTTCTACACGGAGGACAAGCCGACGTTCTCGCCCGCGACCACGCTGGCGGTGCGCCCGTCACCGTGGTTCGTGTCGTACCAGTGAC belongs to Gordonia sp. KTR9 and includes:
- a CDS encoding lipase family protein — protein: MNGRSGRIVTHRSTSRRIVGIAGALVAACAASLIPAAVGAAAAGNFYTPPARFAAEPGSVIRSQPSPLLLQIPGMTGQWPGTARTVMYTSRLQDGTPTPVTGTVVEPTAPWRGKGPRPTLVVGSGTIGQGDQCAPSKLMGLPLGVDLTKPSIGVNYTAPEMYYMLVHGVRVFITDYVGMGTPGVHTYVNRAESGQAMLDGARAALDISGAPADAPVGFAGYSQGGGAAASAAELAETYAPELNVRATYAGAPPADLEKVIPAIDGTTIAGAIGFAINGLTERYPDVADVVRRETNPTGKAALKQISTSCIGDIIPAFGFRRVETWTRTGETLSALIARSPGLQDVVRDQRIGRLKPNAPVFVEGGLHDDVIPYGQVAQLAADWRAQGADVTFVTDPTPPILTKSIVNHVVPMLGTFVPGMEFVLTEFRK
- a CDS encoding Dps family protein; amino-acid sequence: MTTTTPITSTLTDEQQSVAGKALQDTLVDLIDLSLIAKQAHWNVVGKQFRSVHLDLDELVTVSREFTDAAAERATAIGVSPDGRAETVAKTAHTKGFGEGWTKDSDVVEAIVANLKAVVAGLRERIGVTEQADPVTQDLLISFASKLEQLHWMWQAQIA